The following proteins are encoded in a genomic region of Micropterus dolomieu isolate WLL.071019.BEF.003 ecotype Adirondacks linkage group LG04, ASM2129224v1, whole genome shotgun sequence:
- the LOC123969308 gene encoding calcium homeostasis modulator protein 1 — MDKFRMMFQFLQSNQESFMNGICGIMALASAQMYSAFEFSCPCMPEYNYSYGIGLLIVPPIWFFMLGFVLNNNVSVLAEEWKRPTGKRTKDPTILRYMFCSITQRSLIAPAVWVSVTLMDGKSFLCAFSINLDIDKFGNYSFFAGMSETEKMKLLARIPCKDLFEHQEIRVAASRYIKCISQACGWMFLLMMTFTAFLIRAIRPCFTQAAFLKTKYWSHYIDIERKMFDDTCKEHAKSFAKVCIHQYFENISGEMRNLHHLHSSKDNSDDDEEKKRSDEEKLLGIMAQDDMNKVLWNWHTCKPALALRKDQIDGENKGRLNGDANGVANGFVKGHTHNVEKKEWAVYYSKV, encoded by the exons ATGGATAAGTTTCGTATGATGTTCCAGTTCCTCCAATCCAACCAGGAATCTTTTATGAATGGGATCTGTGGTATCATGGCACTAGCTAGTGCACAGATGTACTCTGCCTTTGAGTTCAGCTGCCCCTGTATGCCAGAATACAACTACAGCTATGGGATCGGACTGCTTATCGTTCCACCTATATGGTTCTTTATGTTAGGTTTTGTATTGAACAATAATGTATCAGTACTTGCAGAGGAGTGGAAAAGACCCACGGGGAAACGGACAAAGGATCCAACAATCCTTCGCTATATGTTTTGTTCAATCACACAGAGATCCTTGATAGCACCTGCAGTGTGGGTGTCTGTCACTCTCATGGATGGGAAGAGCTTCCTCTGTGCTTTCAGCATCAACCTGGATATTGACAAGTTTggcaattacagtttttttgcCGGGATGTCCGAGACAGAAAAGATGAAACTGCTGGCAAGGATTCCCTGCAAAGACCTATTTGAGCATCAGGAAATAAGAGTGGCAGCATCACGATACATCAAGTGTATATCACAG GCATGTGGATGGATGTTTTTGCTCATGATGACCTTCACTGCCTTCCTGATTCGAGCTATTCGACCATGCTTTACTCAAGCCGCCTTCCTCAAGACCAAGTACTGGTCTCATTACATTGACATTGAGCGCAAGATGTTCGACGATACCTGTAAGGAGCATGCCAAGAGTTTTGCCAAGGTTTGCATCCACCAGTACTTTGAGAACATCAGCGGTGAGATGCGCAACCTCCACCACCTTCACTCCAGCAAGGACAACAGCGACGACgatgaagagaaaaagagaagtgaTGAAGAAAAGCTTCTGGGTATCATGGCCCAGGATGATATGAATAAAGTTTTATGGAACTGGCACACCTGTAAGCCCGCTCTGGCTCTGAGAAAGGACCAAATAGATGGTGAAAACAAAGGCAGACTGAATGGAGATGCCAATGGAGTAGCAAATGGATTTGTAAAGGGACACACCCATAATGTGGAGAAAAAGGAATGGGCAGTGTATTACAGTAAGGTCTGA
- the LOC123969905 gene encoding inositol 1,4,5-trisphosphate receptor-interacting protein-like, producing MHSTLLRVFVVALGLLTHPRDDPRVEEWGDITTVGMQKHEERLLRGEEKLDHEMAHISKERMYAGPGDDTPKELVDRSDQQVTEKDKMSDLDDVNVIKQQSEEDNVDHKLQEGGYFIADLDQQQNSKSEGETALKTSQIDHEQKGNLQLDMRSNQGEDDSFTDPSRPHRQQEKPEEKDMFSSKEQESAPSHLHTKTSENETSENTIADWEGDYLWYSWNIFSIISMICFFRKYLERNSQMKKEETRAFPETCMAAEVPLPDSHALQRFHSKCIQVSSNNKWKEDEFLEGFANDLLDAMRSVCDSNDGMLIEDFQMVGVCDIIVPFSPPDPYSFQCLLWNNQASDELLDMQVCGQIKLVEKKIQNGCHCQSPDADDMVCLLHCETEKVTTKITDVCDGLLCMKNSPFLSKSLVTRWFQSAIKQAWALISHKYEFELNIRYIDAPGALVIRFRSGKKLSFSMNPVVKFKTDAHFFITPCSPKNLDTYWTLSLTSYLDSFFEHMSRHLPGNSCHSQTLEITQFLHRKQAALSGSSVLKEVHFKTALTHLLLTRDPSQWKPNVGTTRLRDLLAFMERSLENKQLNHALIGNPLTQKIIELPAEFTKAKTVNLFHPLVVHNCIYRDAVTHFQEMLRNANLLIHEYAGQCTDNASCSI from the coding sequence ATGCACAGCACTCTGCTGCGAGTGTTTGTGGTGGCTCTGGGTCTCCTAACGCACCCAAGAGATGACCCCAGGGTTGAGGAATGGGGTGATATCACCACAGTGGGCATGCAAAAGCATGAAGAGAGGCtgctgagaggagaagaaaaactGGACCATGAAATGGCACATATCAGTAAGGAAAGGATGTATGCTGGGCCTGGAGATGACACTCCCAAGGAACTTGTTGATCGGTCTGATCAGCAAGTTActgaaaaagataaaatgtCAGACTTAGATGATGTGAATGTCATAAAACAGCAATCAGAGGAAGACAATGTTGATCACAAATTACAAGAAGGGGGATATTTTATAGCAGATTTGGATCAGCAACAAAACTCCAAAAGTGAAGGTGAGACTGCTctgaaaacatcacaaattGACCATGAGCAAAAGGGAAATTTACAGCTGGACATGAGGAGTAATCAGGGAGAAGATGACTCTTTTACAGACCCAAGCAGACCACACAGGCAACAGGAAAAGCCGGAAGAGAAGGATATGTTCAGCTCCAAAGAACAAGAATCAGCTCCGTCACACCTTCACACCAAGACATCAGAAAATGAAACTTCAGAGAACACCATCGCTGACTGGGAGGGGGATTACCTCTGGTACTCATggaacatattctccatcatcTCCATGATCTGCTTCTTTAGGAAATACCTAGAAAGAAATTCCCaaatgaagaaagaagaaaCCAGGGCCTTCCCAGAGACCTGCATGGCTGCTGAAGTGCCACTGCCAGACAGCCACGCTCTGCAGCGATTTCATTCTAAATGTATTCAAGTATCATCCAATAACAAGTGGAAGGAGGATGAGTTTTTAGAGGGGTTTGCAAATGATCTATTGGATGCTATGAGGAGCGTCTGTGATAGCAATGACGGTATGTTGATTGAGGACTTTCAgatggtgggtgtgtgtgataTCATCGTTCCCTTTAGCCCACCTGACCCTTATAGTTTtcagtgtctgctgtggaaCAACCAGGCGAGTGACGAGCTGCTAGATATGCAAGTCTGTGGCCAAATAAAACTGGTAGAAAAgaaaatccaaaatggctgccACTGTCAGTCTCCTGATGCAGATGATATGGTTTGCCTGCTGCATTGTGAGACTGAGAAAGTAACGACAAAAATTACTGATGTTTGTGATGGACTTCTGTGCATGAAGAACTCCCCGTTCTTGTCAAAATCACTGGTTACCAGATGGTTTCAGAGCGCTATCAAACAAGCGTGGGCACTGATTTCACATAAGTATGAGTTTGAGCTTAACATCCGCTACATTGATGctccaggtgctctggtcaTTCGATTTAGATCAGGGAAGAAGCTAAGCTTCAGTATGAATCCTGTGGTTAAATTCAAAACTGATGCTCATTTCTTCATTACTCCTTGCTCCCCAAAGAACTTAGATACTTACTGGACACTCTCCCTGACAAGCTATCTTGATAGTTTCTTTGAACATATGTCTAGACACCTGCCTGGAAACTCATGCCACAGTCAAACTCTTGAAATTACCCAGTTCCTTCACCGGAAACAGGCAGCACTGTCAGGAAGTAGTGTGCTCAAGGAGGTTCATTTCAAAACTGCACTAACGCATCTGCTTTTGACCAGAGACCCATCACAGTGGAAACCCAACGTTGGGACTACCAGGCTTCGGGATTTGTTGGCCTTCATGGAGAGAAGCCTTGAGAACAAGCAGTTGAACCATGCCCTTATTGGGAACCCTTTGACACAGAAAATTATTGAACTTCCTGCTGAATTCACTAAAGCAAAGACTGTGAATCTCTTCCATCCCCTTGTGGTACACAACTGCATCTACAGAGATGCAGTGACACATTTTCAGGAAATGCTTAGAAATGCAAACCTGCTCATACATGAATATGCTGGGCAGTGTACAGACAATGCCAGTTGCTCCATTTAA